From a region of the Lactuca sativa cultivar Salinas chromosome 4, Lsat_Salinas_v11, whole genome shotgun sequence genome:
- the LOC111887490 gene encoding ankyrin repeat-containing protein NPR4: MVLMDWVVTQAIINNDTTGFRKMVEEDEHVVDKRMENATVLHLASRLGHVEMVSLILELRPQMVTEENNINSETPIHEACRMGQYSVVRLLMEANKWMAAKLNSENQSALFLACDYGHLNIVNFLLDHTYTSLWLLNIFDHAACLYAAASRGQPDIAKRLLERCPNLANQKDRNGSLALHGACRSGQLEITSMLLRMDSNYQAFQFDNSGYTPLHVAAIHGKLAILEEFASVAPSSFQTLSKHGENLFHLTIRFNQFDAFKFVGGVLKGATYMFYQPDRFGNTIQHLAHIGGLNQFSEYINRESEEKINHQIVGNHRGILYQTELPTTSMNLPEIHFEATILDNKRHEINRYTSLVSQTTEQEEKHIKAHKKNPKKQNIKLQQEALQNARRRITIVAILIASIAFTNGLNPPRGVYQGNSVMGKKRAFKIFAISNHIAFFASLCIVAVLVGVIRFRRKPLKLILAAAYMVTWVAFSFMVVSCVAAIW, encoded by the exons atggtattaATGGATTGGGTTGTCACACAGGCAATCATAAATAACGACACTACTGGGTTTAGGAAAATGGTTGAAGAGGATGAACACGTGGTCGACAAAAGAATGGAAAATGCTACTGTGTTACACCTGGCTTCAAGACTCGGACATGTGGAGATGGTGTCACTCATTTTGGAACTGAGACCACAAATGGTGACCGAAGAGAATAACATCAACTCAGAGACGCCGATCCACGAAGCGTGTCGTATGGGCCAGTACAGTGTGGTCAGGCTGCTCATGGAGGCCAACAAATGGATGGCGGCCAAACTCAATTCTGAGAACCAGAGCGCCTTGTTTCTGGCCTGTGACTACGGGCATCTTAACATTGTCAATTTCCTTTTGGATCACACTTACACTTCCTTATGGTTGTTGAACATCTTTGACCATGCAGCTTGTCTCTATGCTGCTGCCTCAAGAGGCCAACCAG ATATTGCTAAAAGGTTGCTAGAAAGATGTCCGAATCTTGCTAATCAAAAAGATAGAAATGGATCTTTAGCATTGCATGGTGCTTGTAGAAGCGGGCAACTGGAGATTACATCAATGCTTCTAAGGATGGATTCTAATTACCAAGCTTTTCAATTTGATAACAGCGGTTACACACCGTTGCATGTAGCAGCTATACATGGGAAGCTAGCCATCTTGGAAGAGTTTGCATCCGTTGCTCCTTCCTCCTTCCAGACTCTCTCTAAACATGGAGAAAATTTGTTCCATCTTACCATAAGATTCAATCAGTTTGATGCCTTCAAATTTGTAGGTGGCGTCCTCAAGGGAGCAACATACATGTTTTATCAACCCGATAGATTTGGTAACACCATCCAACATCTTGCTCATATTGGAGGTTTGAACCAG TTTTCAGAATATATCAACCGGGAATCAGAAGAGAAAATCAATCATCAAATTGTAGGGAATCATAGGGGCATTCTATATCAAACTGAATTGCCTACAACATCCATGAACCTACCTGAAATTCACTTTGAAGCAACTATTCTAGACAATAAAAGACACGAGATAAACAGATATACAAGTTTGGTCAGTCAAACTACCGAACAAGAAGAAAAACATATCAAAGCTCACAAGAAAAACCCAAAAAAACAGAACATAAAATTGCAACAAGAAGCACTACAAAATGCAAGGAGAAGAATTACAATAGTTGCAATCTTGATAGCCAGTATTGCATTCACAAATGGTCTGAACCCTCCCCGTGGTGTCTACCAAGGCAATTCAGTTATGGGCAAAAAACGAGCATTCAAGATCTTTGCAATCAGCAATCACATTGCATTCTTTGCATCCTTATGCATTGTTGCAGTGTTAGTTGGTGTTATTCGTTTTAGGAGAAAGCCATTGAAGCTGATATTAGCAGCAGCTTATATGGTTACGTGGGTGGCATTTTCATTCATGGTTGTATCATGTGTTGCAGCAATTTGGTGA